A stretch of DNA from Endozoicomonas sp. 8E:
TGATCATCAGGCTGGCAACACCCGGTAAAATTGGCCGGGTTGAGATTGATACCCTGCACTTCAAAGGAAACTATCCCGACAGAGGGAGCCTTGAAGGCTGTTATTTTGAGGGAGAAGTGCCCGATGGCAAGGCACAGTGGCGCCCGTTACTGAGCGAACAAAAACTTCATGCCCACCGTAATCACTCTTTTGTAGAGAGTCTGGAAAATACTCAGGAAATATACACCCATGTTCGTCTGAATATTTTCCCCGATGGTGGCGTATCAAGATTGAGAGTGGTCGGTCAGCCGGAGCCAGCAAAATGACATTGAACGAACTGAATACGCTGAGCGAAGAGCAGGCATCAGAAACTTTTCGTCAGTGTTGTGCCAGCGGTCAGTGGGTTGAGTCCATGGTGGCGGCAAGACCGTTTGCCAATATCGAAAGCCTGCTGATTGCTGCTAATGCCGTATGGTCTCATTGCCAGAAGCCCGACTACCTGGAAGCGTTTGATGCCCACCCGAAAATTGGTGATATCAACAGTCTGAAAGAAAAATACAGCAACACTCAAACCATGGCAGGCCATGAGCAGTCCGGCGTCGATGAGGCCAGTGAACAAACCCTGCAGGCACTGGCTGAAGGCAACGAACAGTACGAACGACGGTTTGGCTATATCTTCATTGTCTGCGCTACTGGCAAAAGTGCCAGTGAGATGCTGACGCTGCTGGAGGAACGTTTGAGTAACGAGCCAGAGGATGAACTCTCAATTGCAGCGGCTGAACAGTATAAAATAACCAGTATCCGCCTGTGCAAAATGCTCAAGAACACCTCTTTGCCCAAAGAAGGAGTGATTTTATGACCGGGATCAGTACTCATATCCTCGACACAGCTCGTGGCCGCCCTGCCGACCAGGTTCCTGTCACTCTGTACAAACAGGTTGCAGGCAGCTGGATAGAGGTAGGGCAGGGCACAACAAACGCCGACGGAAGAGTAAACAGTCTGGCTACAGACGAAGTAAACCTTCCTGAAGGCATTTATAAGCTGGACTTTGCGATTCAGGATTACTTTAACCGGCTGGAGCAAAAATGCTTTTATCCGGAAGTCTCGGTCATTT
This window harbors:
- the uraD gene encoding 2-oxo-4-hydroxy-4-carboxy-5-ureidoimidazoline decarboxylase encodes the protein MTLNELNTLSEEQASETFRQCCASGQWVESMVAARPFANIESLLIAANAVWSHCQKPDYLEAFDAHPKIGDINSLKEKYSNTQTMAGHEQSGVDEASEQTLQALAEGNEQYERRFGYIFIVCATGKSASEMLTLLEERLSNEPEDELSIAAAEQYKITSIRLCKMLKNTSLPKEGVIL
- the uraH gene encoding hydroxyisourate hydrolase codes for the protein MTGISTHILDTARGRPADQVPVTLYKQVAGSWIEVGQGTTNADGRVNSLATDEVNLPEGIYKLDFAIQDYFNRLEQKCFYPEVSVIFEVSDDRHHHVPLLISPFGYSTYRGS